One Spinacia oleracea cultivar Varoflay chromosome 4, BTI_SOV_V1, whole genome shotgun sequence DNA segment encodes these proteins:
- the LOC110794406 gene encoding uncharacterized protein produces the protein MRRRMESIQDLIEEAKVRFLWWALFIFSITYFLSHTSKSMWMNIPVAVLIAILLRHLTNQVEFCPKVPSTRKQAYLYNLGKKQLSVNDPRLSTVPPPPNWRGKFKSPIVEAAVEDFVDKIKEDFVTDLWYSAITPDKEAPDLMRSIILEALGEVAGRVKEVNLVDLLTRDIVDLVGDHLELFRKTQASIGVDVMVTLSSEERDERLKHHLMASKELHPALMSAESEYKVLQRLVAGLLGLVLRPKEAQCPLVRCIAREFVTCLVLQPVMNLVCPEYINQLVEILLLHVKDFLAGSDGDDQSSKGDNNQFVAEGSIRSGETSLKKRKDFHNQENEIPQGEKDPLIKMALEASLAPSSNLSYQESAQPKVADWARVLDAATQRRTEVLAPENLENMWAIGRHYKDKINKSAKGHPPQVPDNKLVGSVAGSNITDLVKDGSNKKKRVSLDVDKDSTLKEMAFVCEVDGDNIITADGNKTRLKRSCSTSDLKVESEEKSANIGQSQSLIISEDFYSPNIGRCSEQKKLNDLPGSVIRAEGSHFPKLMCRVVGAYFEKIGSKSFAVYSIAVTDAQSNKWFVKRRYRNFERLHRQLKDIPNYNLHLPPKRIFSSSTEDSFVHQRCIQLDKYLQDLLSIANVAEQHEVWDFLSASSKSYSFGKSPSVMKTLAVNVDDAVDDIVRQFKGVSDGLVRKVVGSSSSQFEELTSVPTRNLSLNERDLIMHGSLDASIETANTFSDNEEGDKDGSLDNEALDSGVDGSGWHSDNELNSKSFPPRVVKRTGDTLHSHGETMRPFVMKSNSVGVTRLPDMRHPIDDPVGVPPEWAPPNVTVPMLNLVDKVFQLNRRGWIRRQVFWISKQILQLVMEDAIDDWLLMQINWLRGEDVVAQGIRWVKDILWPDGKFFLKLEISGSGLDEIDNTSFQATPRATSRKSQSCSFEMQLEEARRASYVKKMLFNGAPAPLVSMIGANQYKRCARDLYFFLQSSVCLKQVAYSILELVLVSIFPELKDVVEDMHQKMQAQHA, from the exons ATGAGGCGCCGGATGGAAAGCATCCAGGATCTCATTGAAGAAGCTAAAGTTCGTTTTCTATGGTGGGCTTTATTCATCTTCTCTATTACTTATTTCCTATCTC ATACAAGTAAGTCAATGTGGATGAATATCCCAGTTGCAGTCTTAATTGCAATTCTTTTGCGCCACCTGACAAATCAGGTTGAGTTCTGTCCGAAGGTTCCATCAACCAGAAAACAAGCATACCTCTATAATTTGGGGAAGAAGCAACTGTCAGTGAATGATCCTCGTCTGTCTACAGTTCCTCCCCCACCAAATTGGAGGGGGAAATTTAAATCACCTATTGTAGAGGCTGCAGTTGAGGACTTTGTTGATAAAATTAAAGAAGACTTTGTTACGGACTTGTGGTATTCTGCTATAACACCTGACAAAGAAGCCCCTGATCTGATGCGTTCCATAATTTTGGAAGCCCTAGGAGAAGTCGCAGGAAGGGTAAAGGAAGTGAACCTTGTTGATTTACTAACAAG GGATATAGTTGACTTAGTAGGTGATCATCTGGAATTGTTTAGAAAAACCCAAGCTTCTATTGGCGTAGATGTTATGGTTACTCTGTCTTCTGAAGAAAGGGATGAAAGATTAAAACACCATCTTATGGCTTCTAAGGAACTCCATCCAGCATTGATGTCTGCTGAGAGTGAGTACAAG GTTCTGCAGCGTCTCGTGGCTGGATTACTAGGTTTGGTTCTGAGGCCAAAAGAAGCACAATGTCCTCTTGTTCGGTGCATCGCCCGAGAGTTTGTAACTTGTTTAGTACTGCAGCCTGTTATGAATCTTGTGTGTCCAGA GTATATTAATCAGTTGGTTgagattcttcttcttcacgtcAAAGATTTTTTGGCTGGATCAGATGGTGATGATCAGTCATCAAAGGGGGATAATAATCAATTTGTTGCTGAAGGAAGCATACGATCTGGTGAAACTTCATTGAAGAAACGTAAAGACTTCCATAATCAAGAGAATGAAATTCCACAAGGTGAAAAGGATCCGCTGATAAAAATGGCCTTGGAGGCTTCACTGGCTCCTTCTTCTAATCTGTCTTATCAAGAGTCTGCGCAGCCAAAAGTTGCTGACTGGGCACGAGTACTGGACGCTGCAACTCAGAGAAGAACTGAAGTTCTTGCGCCTGAAAATCTTGAAAACATGTGGGCTATAGGAAGACACTACAAAGATAAAATCAATAAATCCGCAAAAGGGCATCCTCCTCAAGTACCTGATAACAAACTAGTTGGCTCCGTTGCTGGATCAAATATCACTGATCTAGTCAAAGATGGTAGCAACAAGAAGAAAAGAGTATCTCTTGACGTGGATAAGGATTCTACTTTAAAAGAAATGGCTTTTGTCTGTGAAGTTGACGGTGATAATATTATTACAGCTGATGGAAATAAAACTAGGCTTAAGCGGTCCTGCAGTACTTCTGATTTAAAAGTTGAATCTGAGGAGAAAAGTGCTAATATTGGTCAAAGCCAAAGCCTTATAATTTCAGAGGACTTCTACAGTCCAAACATTGGAAGGTGCAgtgaacaaaaaaaattaaacgatCTGCCTGGTTCAGTGATTCGGGCTGAGGGGTCACACTTTCCCAAGCTTATGTGTCGG GTCGTAGGAGCATACTTTGAGAAAATCGGATCGAAATCTTTTGCTGTGTATTCTATAGCTGTCACTGATGCACAGAGTAACAAGTGGTTTGTGAAAAGGAG ATACAGGAACTTTGAGCGATTACATCGACAGCTTAAGGATATTCCAAATTATAACTTACATTTGCCTCCAAAAAGGATATTCTCATCCAGCACTGAAGATTCTTTTGTGCATCAGCGTTGCATCCAGCTTGACAAATATCTGCAA GATCTTTTATCCATAGCTAATGTTGCTGAACAGCATGAGGTGTGGGACTTTCTCAGTGCTTCCTCAAAG AGTTACTCATTTGGAAAGTCACCGTCAGTGATGAAAACACTCGCAG TAAACGTAGATGATGCTGTTGATGATATTGTACGCCAGTTCAAGGGGGTTTCAGATGGCTTAGTGCGCAAAGTTGTTGGTTCATCTTCATCACAATTTGAAGAACTTACATCTGTGCCAACCAGAAACTTGTCCTTGAATGAACGTGATCTTATTATGCATGGTTCATTAGATGCTTCAATTGAAACAGCTAATACTTTTTCTGATAACGAAGAAGGGGATAAAGATGGAAGTCTTGACAATGAGGCATTAGATTCCGGTGTTGACGGGAGTGGGTGGCATTCAGATAATGAGTTGAACTCAAAGAGCTTTCCACCGCGTGTGGTCAAAAGAACTGGAGATACACTACACTCGCATGGTGAGACGATGCGACCTTTTGTGATGAAATCCAACTCTGTTGGAGTAACAAGATTGCCGGATATGCGTCATCCTATTGATGATCCCGTCGGAGTGCCACCTGAG TGGGCACCACCTAATGTTACCGTACCTATGTTGAATTTGGTTGACAAGGTATTTCAGCTTAACAGGAGAGGCTGGATAAG GAGACAAGTCTTTTGGATCTCAAAGCAAATACTGCAGTTAGTCATGGAAGACGCTATTGATGACTGGCTATTGATGCAGATTAATTGGCTCCGCGGAGAGGATGTTGTTGCTCAAGGAATTCGGTGGGTGAAAGAT ATACTCTGGCCAGATGGAAAGTTTTTTCTCAAGCTAGAGATCAGTGGGAGTGGATTGGATGAAATAGACAATACATCTTTTCAAGCGACACCTCGAGCAACCAGCAGGAAGTCCCAATCTTGTTCATTTGAGATGCAACTTGAGGAAGCTCGAAGAGCTAGTTATGTGAAGAAGATGCTTTTCA ACGGAGCTCCAGCGCCCTTAGTCAGTATGATCGGTGCAAATCAGTACAAGCGTTGTGCACGAGATCTCTATTTTTTTCTTCAG TCTTCGGTATGTCTAAAACAAGTTGCCTACTCTATCTTGGAGCTTGTGCTTGTATCAATCTTTCCTGAGTTGAAAGATGTTGTCGAAGATATGCATCAGAAGATGCAGGCTCAACATGCTTAG
- the LOC110794407 gene encoding CCG-binding protein 1 — MISGSMAISASNCCSSSLLLESNNNNSKRFNSIISCNAKNHEYKVPKLEPFSRSKFERSVKDPPLIQKSENQLADYCSVIEGEDSYDCWQAYFELKDLEKEASKEEVERLIIEVGGMKSLISCLHGVAAIHKAHKEGSNKAKEDTKSEVEDERKIHVHIPDGLPRTAEEIEEDEKSMMPDSSFTRMLRHRGKHPAWYSPVPDHETD; from the exons atgatTAGTGGGTCAATGGCAATTTCTGCATCTAATTGTTGTTCATCAAGTTTGTTACTAGaatccaataataataattcaaagAGATTCAATTCAATCATAAGTTGCAATGCCAAAAATCATGAATATAAGGTACCAAAATTGGAGCCTTTTAGCAGAAGCAAATTCGAGAGATCGGTTAAAGATCCTCCTTTGATTCAGAAATCTGAGAATCAGCTTGCTG aTTATTGCTCAGTGATTGAAGGTGAAGATTCGTACGATTGTTGGCAAGCTTATTTCGAGCTCAAAGATCTCGag AAGGAAGCTTCAAAAGAAGAAGTGGAAAGGCTGATAATAGAAGTAGGTGGAATGAAGTCTCTAATAAGTTGTCTCCATGGAGTTGCAGCCATTCACAAAGCACACAAAGAGGGATCTAATAAGGCGAAAGAAGACACGAAGTCGGAGGTTGAAGACGAAAGAAAGATTCATGTACATATACCAGATGGATTGCCCAGAACTGCTGAGGAAATTGAAGAAGATGAGAAATCAATGATGCCTGATTCTTCTTTTACTAGGATGTTAAGGCATAGAGGCAAACACCCTGCTTGGTACTCCCCTGTTCCTGATCATGAAACTGATTGA
- the LOC110794408 gene encoding TATA-box-binding protein: MAEQSLEGSQPVDLVKHPSGIVPTLQNIVSTVNLDCKLDLKAIALQARNAEYNPKRFAAVIMRIREPKTTALIFASGKMVCTGAKSENQSKLAARKYARIIQKLGFPAKFKDFKIQNIVGSCDVKFPIRLEGLAYSHGAFSSYEPELFPGLIYRMKQPKIVLLIFVSGKIVLTGAKVREETYLAFENIYPVLTEFRKSQQ; encoded by the exons ATGGCAGAACAAAGCTTGGAAGGTAGCCAGCCAGTCGATTTAGTGAAACATCCATCTGGGATTGTTCCTACTCTTCA AAATATTGTCTCAACTGTCAATTTAGACTGCAAGTTGGATCTTAAAGCAATCGCATTGCAAGCTCGTAATGCAGAATATAACCCAAAG CGTTTTGCTGCAGTGATCATGAGAATAAGGGAACCAAAGACCACTGCTTTAATATTTGCTTCTGGTAAAATG GTTTGCACTGGAGCTAAGAGTGAGAATCAATCAAAACTAGCTGCTCGCAAG TATGCTCGAATCATTCAGAAGTTGGGATTTCCAGCAAAGTTTAAG gatttcaagattcaaaatattGTTGGGTCATGTGATGTTAAGTTTCCTATCAGACTGGAGGGGCTTGCATATTCTCATGGTGCTTTCTCTAGT TATGAACCGGAATTATTTCCTGGCTTGATCTACCGAATGAAGCAGCCCAAGATTGTGTTGCTTATATTTGTGTCAGGGAAAATTGTTCTCACAGGAGCTAAG GTAAGGGAAGAGACTTACTTGGCGTTTGAGAACATATATCCAGTGCTTACTGAGTTTAGGAAAAGCCAGCAATG A